Proteins encoded together in one Lepisosteus oculatus isolate fLepOcu1 chromosome 2, fLepOcu1.hap2, whole genome shotgun sequence window:
- the atf3 gene encoding cyclic AMP-dependent transcription factor ATF-3: MMLQHPGLGPSEISASAVVPCLSPPGSLLFDDFTNLTPLVKEELRFAIQNKRLSSGMSSTVSDSVGTTSETSPAEPPNVKKEITPEECERRKRRRERNKIAAAKCRNKKKERTDCLQKESEKLESINAELKAQIEELKNEKQQLVYMLNLHRPTCIVRAQNGRTPEDERNLFIQQIKEGMLQG, translated from the exons ATGATGCTTCAGCATCCCGGTCTTGGTCCTTCGGAGATCAGCGCGTCGGCTGTGGTCccctgcctctccccgccgGGGTCGTTGCTGTTCGACGACTTCACGAACCTCACGCCTCTGGTCAAAGAGGAGCTGCGGTTCGCCATTCAGAACAAGCGCCTGTCCAGCGGAATGAGCTCCACCGTCAGCGACAGCGTGGGAACCACGTCTGAAACTAGTCCCGCCGAGCCGCCAAATGTGAAGAAGGAG ATTACACCGGAAGAGTGTGAAAGGAGAAAGAGAAGAAGGGAAAGAAATAAGATAGCTGCTGCAAAGTGCAGGaataagaagaaagaaagaacagaCTGTCTACAGAAG GAGTCCGAAAAGCTGGAGTCCATCAACGCGGAGCTGAAAGCCCAGATAGAGGAGCTGAAGAACGAGAAGCAGCAGCTGGTGTACATGCTGAACCTGCACCGGCCCACCTGCATCGTCCGCGCGCAGAACGGCAGGACCCCCGAGGACGAAAGGAACCTCTTCATCCAGCAGATCAAGGAGGGGATGCTACAGGGCTGA